Proteins found in one Alicyclobacillus cycloheptanicus genomic segment:
- a CDS encoding acyl-CoA carboxylase subunit beta has translation MSNERLEQARQRAMAGGAPKYHEKNAEAGKLFVRDRLRLLFDDDVELEDGLFANCMADGLPADGVVTAIGRIHGRPVAVMANDSTVKAGSWGARTVEKIIRIQETAEKLQIPLVYLVDSAGARITDQIEMFPGRRGAGRIFYNEVKLSGQIPQVCVLFGPSAAGGAYIPAFCDIVIMVEKNASMYLGSPRMAEMVIGEKVTLEEMGGARMHCTVSGCGDVLVKTEEEAIESARRYLSYMPDNYQQRPPRTEARPAAVFDKTIEDIVPANQNAPFNMLDLILRVVDEGSWYEIKKLFAQEILTGLARIDGKPVGIIANQPRYKGGVLFVDSADKAARFISLCDAFAIPLVFLADVPGFMIGTAVERAGIIRHGAKLIAAMSEAAVPKISIIVRKAYGAGLYAMAGPAFEPDCCLAFPTAQIAVMGPEAAVNAVYSNKIAELPEAERPAFVAQKRAEYQQDIDVYRLASEMVIDGIIQPNDLREELVKRLAAYESKNLTFTRRKHPVYPV, from the coding sequence ATGAGCAACGAACGACTGGAACAGGCTCGTCAGCGCGCCATGGCTGGCGGCGCGCCGAAGTATCACGAGAAGAATGCAGAAGCAGGGAAATTGTTTGTCCGCGACCGGCTGCGGTTGTTGTTTGACGACGACGTCGAACTGGAGGACGGGCTGTTTGCCAACTGCATGGCAGACGGCTTGCCGGCGGACGGGGTGGTGACGGCCATCGGGCGGATCCACGGCCGGCCTGTCGCGGTCATGGCGAACGACAGCACGGTCAAAGCGGGGAGTTGGGGTGCCCGCACGGTCGAAAAAATCATCCGCATCCAGGAGACGGCGGAGAAGCTGCAGATCCCGCTGGTATACCTGGTGGACTCGGCCGGCGCCCGCATTACCGACCAAATTGAGATGTTTCCTGGGCGGCGCGGCGCAGGGCGCATCTTCTACAACGAAGTCAAGCTATCCGGCCAGATTCCGCAGGTGTGCGTGTTGTTTGGACCGTCCGCGGCGGGCGGGGCGTACATTCCGGCGTTTTGCGACATTGTCATCATGGTGGAGAAGAACGCCAGCATGTACCTCGGTTCACCCCGCATGGCGGAAATGGTGATTGGTGAGAAGGTAACGCTGGAAGAGATGGGCGGCGCGCGCATGCACTGCACGGTCAGCGGCTGCGGCGATGTGCTGGTGAAGACGGAGGAGGAGGCCATCGAGTCGGCACGCCGTTATCTCAGCTATATGCCCGACAACTACCAGCAGCGGCCGCCGCGGACAGAAGCGCGTCCGGCGGCTGTGTTCGACAAGACGATTGAGGACATCGTGCCGGCGAATCAAAACGCGCCCTTCAACATGCTGGATTTGATTCTGCGTGTCGTGGACGAAGGCTCGTGGTACGAAATCAAGAAGCTGTTTGCCCAGGAGATTTTGACCGGACTCGCGCGCATCGACGGCAAGCCGGTGGGCATCATCGCCAACCAGCCGCGCTACAAAGGCGGGGTGCTGTTCGTCGACTCGGCAGACAAGGCAGCGCGGTTTATCAGTCTGTGTGATGCGTTCGCCATTCCGCTGGTGTTTCTGGCCGATGTGCCGGGCTTCATGATTGGCACCGCGGTGGAGCGCGCGGGCATCATCCGGCACGGCGCCAAGCTCATCGCCGCCATGTCGGAGGCGGCGGTGCCGAAAATCAGCATCATCGTCCGCAAAGCGTACGGCGCGGGGTTGTATGCGATGGCGGGGCCTGCGTTTGAGCCGGACTGCTGCCTGGCATTCCCGACGGCGCAGATTGCCGTGATGGGGCCGGAGGCGGCCGTGAACGCGGTGTACAGCAACAAGATTGCGGAGCTGCCGGAAGCGGAGCGTCCTGCGTTTGTTGCCCAGAAGCGCGCGGAGTATCAGCAGGACATCGACGTCTATCGATTGGCCTCGGAGATGGTCATCGACGGCATCATTCAGCCGAACGACCTGCGCGAGGAACTGGTCAAGCGCCTGGCCGCTTATGAATCGAAGAACCTCACGTTCACGCGCCGGAAGCATCCCGTGTACCCAGTTTGA
- a CDS encoding hydroxymethylglutaryl-CoA lyase has translation MNLPSEVMLKEVGPRDGLQNESRVVSTEDKVELVNRLTAAGFRHIEVTSFVHPKWIPALADADAVLAAIDRKPGVSYSALVPNERGLERAFRAKVDAVNVFMSASESHNQKNINKSIAETYPVLRPVVEGAKAAGLPVRGYVSTVFGCPYEGHVPISQVLEVSERLLDMGVDELSLGDTIGVAVPTQVTEVVEALAKRVPLSKIALHFHDTRGTAIANIMAGMAAGVTIFDASIGGLGGCPYAPGASGNVATDDVLYLLDKMGITTGIDREKVDETAAWLEGVLGKELPSHARAVNRGQTEGCTKP, from the coding sequence ATGAACCTGCCCTCCGAAGTCATGTTGAAGGAAGTTGGGCCGCGCGACGGGCTGCAAAACGAGTCGCGCGTGGTTTCGACGGAAGACAAGGTCGAACTGGTCAACCGGCTCACGGCTGCGGGCTTTCGCCACATCGAAGTCACGTCATTCGTGCATCCGAAGTGGATCCCGGCGCTCGCCGACGCCGATGCGGTGCTGGCCGCCATTGACCGTAAGCCTGGCGTGTCGTACAGTGCGCTGGTGCCGAACGAACGCGGACTCGAGCGCGCGTTTCGCGCGAAGGTCGACGCCGTCAATGTGTTCATGTCCGCGAGCGAATCGCACAATCAGAAAAACATCAACAAGTCGATCGCAGAAACGTATCCGGTGCTGCGCCCCGTCGTCGAGGGTGCGAAGGCGGCCGGGCTGCCGGTCCGCGGCTATGTCTCGACCGTTTTCGGCTGTCCCTATGAAGGCCATGTGCCGATTTCGCAAGTATTGGAAGTGAGCGAGCGCTTGCTCGACATGGGCGTCGATGAACTCTCCCTCGGGGACACGATTGGTGTCGCGGTGCCCACCCAGGTCACAGAGGTCGTGGAGGCCCTGGCAAAACGCGTCCCGTTGTCGAAGATTGCGCTGCACTTTCACGATACGCGCGGGACCGCCATCGCCAACATCATGGCCGGGATGGCGGCCGGCGTCACGATTTTCGACGCGTCCATCGGCGGGCTGGGCGGCTGCCCGTATGCGCCGGGCGCGTCCGGCAACGTGGCGACCGACGACGTGCTGTATCTGCTGGACAAGATGGGGATAACCACCGGGATCGACCGGGAGAAAGTCGACGAGACGGCCGCGTGGCTGGAAGGGGTGCTGGGCAAGGAGCTGCCGAGCCATGCGCGTGCCGTGAACCGAGGACAGACGGAGGGGTGCACGAAACCATGA
- a CDS encoding enoyl-CoA hydratase, translating into MSEAGGTNDLVRVEEADGVVTLTLNRPESANALSQALLQALHGAVYDLHFRPDVRAVILTGAGSKAFCAGADLKERRGMPEVQVRQAVARIRSVVESIAALPMPTIAAVNGVAFGGGTELALACDLRIAAASAKMGLTETGLAIIPGAGGTQRLPRLIGLAKAKELIYTARRIDAQTALAIGLVNQVAADDELLPAARALAAEIAQNGPVAVRQAKFAIDKGFDVGLEAGLAIEGKAYELVIPTEDRVEALQAFAEKRKPVFKGR; encoded by the coding sequence ATGAGTGAAGCTGGGGGAACGAACGACCTGGTGCGGGTCGAGGAAGCGGACGGGGTGGTGACGCTCACCCTGAATCGACCGGAAAGTGCCAACGCACTGTCACAGGCACTGCTGCAGGCGCTGCACGGCGCGGTGTACGATTTACACTTTCGGCCCGACGTGCGGGCTGTCATTCTCACCGGCGCAGGCAGCAAGGCGTTCTGCGCAGGCGCGGATTTGAAGGAGCGGCGGGGTATGCCGGAAGTGCAGGTGCGCCAGGCCGTGGCACGGATTCGCAGTGTGGTTGAGTCCATTGCGGCGCTGCCGATGCCGACCATAGCGGCTGTCAACGGCGTCGCGTTCGGCGGGGGCACGGAACTGGCGTTGGCGTGTGACCTTCGCATCGCGGCCGCGTCGGCCAAAATGGGGCTGACGGAGACCGGGCTCGCCATCATTCCGGGGGCGGGCGGCACGCAGCGGCTGCCGCGGTTGATTGGCCTCGCGAAAGCGAAAGAATTGATTTACACGGCAAGGCGGATCGACGCACAGACCGCGCTGGCGATTGGCCTGGTCAATCAGGTCGCGGCCGATGATGAACTCCTTCCGGCTGCACGGGCGCTCGCTGCCGAAATCGCGCAGAACGGCCCGGTGGCGGTGCGTCAGGCGAAGTTCGCCATTGACAAGGGATTCGACGTGGGTCTGGAAGCGGGGCTTGCCATCGAGGGCAAAGCGTACGAACTGGTCATTCCTACGGAAGACCGCGTGGAAGCGCTGCAGGCGTTTGCGGAAAAGCGGAAACCCGTGTTCAAAGGGAGATAG
- the bshC gene encoding bacillithiol biosynthesis cysteine-adding enzyme BshC gives MKWTARIEPTGNELADLHTTAFDRVAHLYDGQDPHKLETYEARANRIAPLFTQEHRAALVAALRPHLEAIGASGAALDRLEQLRDARAVAVVTGQQAGLFTGPLYAIYKALSAVGLAERLTRELQRPVVPIFWVASEDHDWAEVNHAYVLDAQDGVQRIQWPRDPQAHQMVYHHALLQEDVDAVIQEAYRVVPEGPMKSEVLRMFRAAWTAGDSLSMWFARVMAELFQSFGLVMLDPCLPALRALVRPVWRTAMERVDDVQAALEAAYADVQAMGVEPAVVRDRENATLFYVQDGKRFVLETDGPGRLRVRGAGLSKPVEVWQQIAEESPDAFSSNVLLRPVVQDFLLPTLAYVGGPAEIAYHALSRAVFHVHGRELPPLLLRQRMTWYPASVLRNMAKWHVDAARLTGPTDLVSPRLKDLGFASIQAELERMREETVRRWDDFAARIGELGPQVRTMATAQADRELAGIRKLESKVRRLFEQRHEAALQQLRHIERWLWTDGHAQERRLSPLNMLVRHGVEWVAQLPAWGDYPNVGTFYHVEDGQAE, from the coding sequence GTGAAATGGACGGCACGAATCGAACCGACCGGCAACGAACTAGCGGATTTGCACACGACCGCGTTCGACAGGGTCGCTCATTTATATGATGGTCAAGATCCACACAAATTGGAGACGTATGAGGCGCGGGCGAACCGAATCGCGCCGTTGTTTACGCAGGAACACCGGGCTGCCCTGGTGGCGGCGCTGCGTCCACATCTGGAAGCGATTGGGGCGTCCGGCGCAGCCTTGGACCGATTGGAACAGCTTCGGGATGCGCGTGCCGTTGCTGTGGTCACGGGGCAGCAGGCGGGGCTTTTCACCGGCCCGCTCTACGCCATTTACAAGGCGTTGTCTGCCGTTGGCTTGGCGGAGCGGCTGACGCGGGAATTGCAGCGGCCGGTCGTGCCCATCTTCTGGGTTGCCTCGGAAGATCACGACTGGGCGGAAGTGAACCACGCCTACGTCCTCGACGCACAGGACGGGGTGCAGCGCATTCAATGGCCGCGGGACCCCCAGGCGCATCAAATGGTATATCATCATGCCCTGCTGCAGGAAGACGTCGACGCTGTGATTCAGGAAGCCTACCGAGTGGTTCCGGAGGGACCAATGAAGTCCGAGGTGCTGCGCATGTTTCGGGCAGCGTGGACCGCGGGGGACAGCCTTTCGATGTGGTTCGCCCGCGTGATGGCGGAACTGTTTCAGTCCTTCGGGCTGGTCATGCTCGACCCGTGTTTGCCAGCGCTGCGCGCCCTGGTGCGGCCGGTGTGGCGGACGGCGATGGAACGGGTGGACGACGTGCAAGCAGCGCTGGAAGCCGCCTACGCTGACGTTCAGGCCATGGGGGTCGAACCCGCCGTTGTGCGTGACCGCGAGAACGCAACCTTGTTTTATGTCCAGGACGGGAAACGGTTCGTGCTCGAGACCGATGGGCCAGGGCGCTTGCGGGTGCGGGGCGCGGGTTTGTCCAAGCCGGTCGAGGTGTGGCAGCAAATCGCCGAAGAATCGCCTGACGCGTTCAGTTCGAATGTCTTGCTGCGCCCGGTGGTCCAGGACTTCCTGCTGCCGACCCTGGCTTACGTGGGGGGACCTGCTGAAATCGCCTACCACGCCCTGTCGCGGGCCGTCTTTCATGTGCATGGGCGGGAACTGCCGCCGCTCTTGCTGCGCCAGCGGATGACGTGGTACCCGGCAAGTGTGCTGCGGAACATGGCAAAATGGCATGTCGACGCAGCGCGTTTGACGGGGCCGACAGACTTGGTGAGCCCGCGGCTGAAAGATCTCGGCTTTGCGTCGATTCAGGCGGAACTCGAACGAATGCGTGAGGAGACTGTGCGTCGGTGGGATGATTTTGCTGCACGTATCGGGGAACTGGGGCCGCAGGTGCGGACCATGGCGACGGCGCAAGCCGATCGGGAATTGGCCGGGATCCGCAAATTGGAATCGAAGGTGCGGCGGCTGTTCGAACAGCGCCATGAAGCGGCCTTGCAGCAGCTGCGCCACATTGAACGGTGGCTGTGGACGGACGGACACGCCCAGGAACGACGACTCAGCCCCCTCAATATGCTGGTGCGGCATGGTGTGGAGTGGGTCGCTCAGCTCCCGGCGTGGGGAGACTATCCGAACGTCGGCACGTTCTACCACGTGGAGGATGGACAGGCTGAGTAG
- a CDS encoding acetyl-CoA carboxylase biotin carboxylase subunit, with the protein MIRKLLIANRGEIARRVIRTCRRMGIATVAVYSDADVKALHVQEADESVRIGPPPVAQSYLQIEAIVEAARQTGADAVHPGYGLLSENAVFAKACQEAGLVFVGPSPEAIAAMGSKVQARETMRAAGVPIVTGSDGPVPSVDAAVELAQGIGYPVMLKASAGGGGIGMQEVRSDEELVRAFASNQARAKAYFGSGEMFLEKRIVSPRHVEIQVLFDGHGNGVFLWERECSIQRRHQKVVEEALSPFVDEALRTRMGEAALAAGRAIGYVNAGTVEFLVDADRSFYFLEMNTRLQVEHPVTEMVTGLDLVEWQLRIASGEPLAFAQQDVRRDGHAIEVRVYAEDPEKMLPSPGTISRLVLPEGEGIRNDVAVASGSEVTPFYDPMIGKLIAHGSTREEATERLLRALASYEVEGIKTNLPLLQRIIASEAFAEGKTTTDFLDKYIFQKA; encoded by the coding sequence ATGATTCGGAAGCTGTTGATTGCCAACCGGGGAGAGATTGCCAGGCGGGTCATTCGGACGTGCCGACGGATGGGCATCGCGACAGTCGCCGTGTACTCGGACGCTGATGTGAAAGCGCTTCACGTCCAGGAAGCGGACGAATCCGTGCGAATTGGGCCGCCGCCGGTTGCACAGAGTTACCTGCAAATCGAAGCGATTGTCGAGGCCGCTCGGCAGACCGGGGCAGATGCCGTGCACCCGGGGTATGGGCTGCTGAGCGAAAACGCGGTGTTTGCGAAAGCTTGTCAGGAAGCGGGCCTGGTGTTCGTGGGGCCGTCTCCCGAGGCAATCGCTGCGATGGGCAGCAAGGTGCAGGCGCGGGAGACGATGCGGGCGGCGGGTGTTCCCATCGTGACGGGGTCGGATGGGCCTGTGCCCAGTGTGGACGCGGCCGTTGAATTGGCGCAGGGAATTGGCTATCCCGTGATGCTGAAGGCATCTGCGGGCGGTGGCGGCATCGGGATGCAGGAAGTCCGCTCGGACGAAGAACTCGTGCGGGCGTTCGCGTCCAACCAGGCGCGTGCCAAGGCGTACTTCGGCAGCGGTGAAATGTTTCTCGAGAAGCGCATTGTGTCGCCGCGGCATGTGGAAATCCAGGTCTTGTTTGACGGGCATGGAAACGGTGTCTTCCTGTGGGAGCGCGAATGCTCCATTCAGCGCCGGCATCAGAAAGTGGTTGAAGAGGCGCTGTCTCCCTTTGTGGACGAGGCGCTGCGTACGCGCATGGGCGAAGCCGCGCTGGCGGCCGGCCGCGCGATTGGGTATGTCAACGCAGGCACGGTCGAGTTTTTGGTGGACGCCGACCGCAGCTTTTACTTCCTTGAAATGAACACGCGCCTGCAGGTGGAACACCCTGTGACGGAGATGGTCACTGGACTCGATTTGGTCGAATGGCAGCTGCGCATCGCGAGCGGGGAGCCGCTGGCGTTCGCCCAGCAGGACGTGCGCCGCGACGGACACGCCATTGAAGTGCGCGTCTATGCCGAGGACCCGGAGAAGATGCTGCCCTCGCCCGGCACCATTTCCCGCTTGGTGCTGCCGGAAGGCGAAGGGATTCGCAACGACGTCGCGGTGGCGAGCGGCTCGGAGGTGACGCCCTTCTACGATCCGATGATTGGCAAACTGATTGCCCACGGCAGCACACGCGAGGAAGCGACCGAACGACTGCTTCGGGCACTCGCCAGCTACGAGGTGGAGGGCATCAAGACGAACTTGCCGCTGCTCCAGCGCATCATTGCTTCGGAGGCGTTTGCCGAGGGCAAGACAACGACAGACTTTCTTGACAAGTACATTTTTCAGAAGGCATAA
- a CDS encoding acetyl-CoA carboxylase biotin carboxyl carrier protein subunit has product MAKIMATMAGTVLQVLVSEGEQIAADQDVVILESMKMEVPVASEAAGKVTVVHANPGDFVNEGDTLLEVEEG; this is encoded by the coding sequence ATGGCGAAAATTATGGCGACAATGGCAGGAACGGTGCTGCAGGTCCTGGTGTCGGAAGGCGAGCAAATCGCAGCTGACCAGGATGTGGTGATTCTCGAGTCGATGAAGATGGAAGTGCCCGTCGCATCCGAGGCGGCTGGCAAGGTGACCGTTGTTCATGCGAATCCTGGCGACTTCGTGAACGAAGGGGATACGCTCCTGGAAGTGGAGGAAGGATGA